A genomic segment from Malaclemys terrapin pileata isolate rMalTer1 chromosome 1, rMalTer1.hap1, whole genome shotgun sequence encodes:
- the LOC128832091 gene encoding olfactory receptor 52E4-like — MKETLLCLNFGHLLPYTMSDSNSTDFTNPSTFILLGIPGLEAAHVWISIPFCTMYIIAILGNFTILFIVKTEPSLHVPMYYFLCMLAVTDLVLTTSILPKMLRIFWFNSREINFIACLTQLYFSLSFSTMESGILVAMAFDRYVAICDPLRHSTTLTNPIVAKIGLALVLRGAILVLPYPFLARNWPYCRTNIIPHTYCEHIAVVKLACADIRVSSYYGLSVAFFVIGLDVFFIAMSYTQILRAIFRLPTKDARLKTVGTCGSHLCVILASYIPALFSFLTHRFGHNVALHVHVLMANMYHLLPPMLNPIIYGVRTQQIRDRLLQPFTYKGT, encoded by the coding sequence ATGAAGGAGACACTGTTGTGCCTCAACTttggacaccttctcccctacACCATGTCAGATTCCAACTCAACCGatttcaccaacccctccaccttcatcctgctgggcattcctggcctggaggcagcccatgtctggatctccatccccttctgcaccatgtacatcatagccatcttggggaacttcaccatcctgttcatcgtAAAGACAGAGCCAAGCCTCCATgtgcccatgtactatttcctctgcatgctggccgtcACTGACCTGGTCCTGACTACGTCCATCCTACCCAAAATGCTGAgaatcttctggttcaattccagggagatcaatTTCATTGCATGCCTCACCCAGCTGTACTTCAGTCTCAGCTTCTCTACGATGGAGTCTGGGATCCTtgtggccatggcttttgatcgctatgtggccatctgtgatcccctgagacattccaccactCTGACAAACCCCATCGTGGCCAAAATTGGCCTGGCTCTGGTGCTGCGTGGTGCCATACTCGTACTGCCCTATCCCTTCCTGGCGAGGAattggccatattgcagaacgaACATCATTCCCCACACGTACTGTGAGCATATAGCTGTCGTGAAGCTGGCCTGCGCCGACATCCGTGTCAGTAGTTACTACGGCCTCTCTGTGGCATTCTTCGTAATTGGTCTGGATGTGTTTTTTATCGCCATGTCCTatacccagatcctcagggccatcttcagaCTCCCAACAAAGGACGCCCGGCTCAAGACTGTTGGGACCTGCGGGTCCCACCTCTGTGTCATCTTAGCCTCTTACATCCcagctctcttctccttcctcactcACCGGTTTGGGCACAATGTGGCCCTGCACGTCCACGTTCTCATGGCCAACATGTACCACCTGTTGCCTcccatgctaaaccccatcatctacgggGTGAGAACCCAACAGATCCGGGataggctgctccagccctttaCTTATAAAGGGACCTAA